Proteins encoded in a region of the Haloarchaeobius salinus genome:
- a CDS encoding DMT family transporter has translation MTDIRRYVFALAPLAAAALWGGMYVVSKWSFGAIPPLTLGFLRVAVGAAVLFGVLGLGGGRPTIDRGDWPTFVALGAWVTLTNATQFVGTELTTASEASLLTVLTPIATVFLGAVVLGERVTPTKAAGIALALAGTVAVVAGQYDLAAVGAGSLLGVVLLLAASVTWAAYTVQGVRVVRRYSALTAATYATVASVPMLGALSAVELARTPGGVSSLPTDGTSVLAVLYLGVLATAAAWYLWYKGLEYVPAGTISVFFFAQPVVGAALGAALLGETLGPGFAVGGALMALGIWVVSRERADDGEEEESTTA, from the coding sequence GTGACCGACATCAGACGCTACGTCTTCGCGCTCGCCCCGCTCGCAGCGGCCGCGCTGTGGGGCGGGATGTACGTCGTGAGCAAGTGGAGCTTCGGCGCTATTCCGCCGCTCACGCTCGGCTTCCTGCGGGTCGCCGTCGGGGCGGCCGTCCTCTTCGGGGTGCTCGGGCTGGGAGGCGGCCGGCCGACGATAGACCGCGGCGACTGGCCGACGTTCGTGGCGCTCGGCGCGTGGGTCACCCTCACCAACGCGACGCAGTTCGTCGGCACCGAGCTGACCACCGCGAGCGAGGCGTCGCTGCTGACCGTGCTGACGCCGATTGCGACGGTCTTCCTGGGTGCCGTCGTCCTCGGGGAGCGCGTCACGCCGACGAAGGCCGCCGGCATCGCCCTCGCGCTCGCGGGCACCGTCGCGGTCGTCGCCGGGCAGTACGACCTCGCCGCGGTCGGGGCCGGCAGCCTGCTCGGCGTCGTGCTCCTGCTCGCCGCGAGCGTCACCTGGGCGGCGTACACGGTCCAGGGCGTCCGCGTCGTCCGCCGCTACTCCGCGCTGACGGCCGCGACGTACGCGACCGTCGCGTCCGTCCCGATGCTCGGCGCGCTGTCGGCGGTCGAACTCGCCCGGACGCCGGGCGGCGTCTCGTCGCTCCCGACGGACGGCACCTCGGTGCTCGCCGTGCTCTACCTCGGCGTCCTCGCGACCGCGGCCGCCTGGTACCTCTGGTACAAGGGCCTCGAGTACGTGCCCGCGGGCACCATCTCGGTGTTCTTCTTCGCCCAGCCGGTCGTCGGCGCGGCCCTCGGCGCGGCCCTGCTCGGCGAGACGCTCGGCCCGGGCTTCGCCGTCGGCGGCGCGCTGATGGCGCTCGGCATCTGGGTCGTGAGCCGGGAGCGGGCCGACGACGGCGAGGAAGAGGAGTCGACGACTGCTTGA
- a CDS encoding ABC transporter ATP-binding protein: MNGDATVLELADVDSGYGEVQVLTDLSLHLDENEIVCLIGPNGAGKSTVLKTAFGLLTPWTGSVTYHGDEIGGMAPEDIVRAGIGYVPQTDNVFGSLTIDENLRMGGVARESGLDRVIGELYDQFPLLDERRKSKARTLSGGQRQVLAFARALVMEPDVLLIDEPSAGLAPNTADEVFGHVQAVNELDTAILMVEQNAKKGLGISDRGYVLDQGTVRFEDAAEDLLDNEEVSKLYLGA; this comes from the coding sequence ATGAACGGCGACGCGACGGTCCTCGAACTCGCCGACGTCGACAGCGGCTACGGCGAGGTGCAGGTGCTCACCGACCTCTCGCTGCACCTGGACGAGAACGAGATCGTCTGCCTCATCGGCCCGAACGGGGCCGGCAAGTCGACGGTGCTGAAGACCGCCTTCGGCCTGCTGACGCCGTGGACCGGGTCGGTGACCTACCACGGCGACGAGATCGGCGGCATGGCCCCGGAGGACATCGTCCGCGCGGGCATCGGCTACGTCCCGCAGACGGACAACGTGTTCGGGTCGCTGACCATCGACGAGAACCTCCGCATGGGCGGCGTCGCCCGCGAGAGCGGCCTCGACCGGGTCATCGGCGAGCTGTACGACCAGTTCCCGCTGCTCGACGAGCGCCGGAAGTCGAAGGCCCGGACGCTCTCGGGCGGCCAGCGCCAGGTGCTCGCGTTCGCCCGCGCACTCGTGATGGAGCCCGACGTGCTCCTCATCGACGAGCCGTCCGCCGGGCTCGCCCCGAACACCGCCGACGAGGTGTTCGGGCACGTGCAGGCCGTGAACGAGCTCGACACGGCCATCCTCATGGTCGAACAGAACGCCAAGAAGGGCCTGGGCATCTCCGACCGCGGCTACGTGCTCGACCAGGGCACCGTCCGGTTCGAGGACGCCGCCGAGGACCTGCTCGACAACGAGGAGGTCTCGAAGCTCTACCTCGGCGCGTAG
- a CDS encoding ABC transporter ATP-binding protein translates to MSEGATSMRERHEGADMEKEDVVLRVEDLQKAFGGLVATDHATFEVERGTITGVIGPNGAGKSTIFNLISGFYEPDGGRVEVNGIDVTGREPYEVADAGLIRTFQTPRKLEGMTVREAMLVGPREQPGESFVKLFTDPEGVAAAESANLEEAQRILEEFEIDHLATQPATDISGGQMKLVELARAMLADPEILLLDEPVAGVNPTLRNDLAEQIRRLNEQGTTFCIIEHDMEFVMELADPIVVLNQGNVLMEGPPEAVQSDERVIDAYLGGDT, encoded by the coding sequence ATGAGTGAGGGTGCCACGTCCATGCGCGAGCGCCACGAGGGTGCCGACATGGAGAAGGAGGACGTCGTCCTCCGCGTCGAAGACCTGCAGAAGGCGTTCGGCGGTCTCGTCGCGACCGACCACGCGACCTTCGAGGTCGAACGCGGCACCATCACCGGGGTCATCGGCCCGAACGGGGCCGGCAAGTCGACCATCTTCAACCTCATCTCGGGCTTCTACGAGCCCGACGGCGGTCGCGTCGAGGTCAACGGCATCGACGTGACGGGACGGGAGCCGTACGAGGTCGCCGATGCCGGCCTCATCCGGACGTTCCAGACCCCGCGCAAGCTCGAGGGGATGACCGTCCGCGAGGCGATGCTGGTCGGTCCGCGCGAGCAGCCCGGCGAGTCGTTCGTGAAGCTGTTCACCGACCCCGAGGGCGTCGCCGCGGCCGAGTCGGCCAACCTCGAGGAGGCCCAGCGCATCTTAGAGGAGTTCGAGATCGACCACCTCGCGACCCAGCCCGCGACCGACATCTCTGGCGGGCAGATGAAGCTGGTCGAGCTCGCCCGGGCGATGCTCGCCGACCCCGAGATACTGCTGCTCGACGAGCCTGTCGCCGGCGTCAACCCGACGCTCCGGAACGACCTCGCCGAGCAGATCCGCCGGCTCAACGAGCAGGGAACCACGTTCTGTATCATCGAGCACGACATGGAGTTCGTCATGGAGCTGGCCGACCCCATCGTCGTGCTGAACCAGGGGAACGTGCTGATGGAGGGACCGCCCGAGGCGGTACAGTCCGACGAGCGCGTCATCGACGCCTACCTCGGAGGTGACACATGA
- a CDS encoding branched-chain amino acid ABC transporter permease translates to MSWLANPTDEFADMTRAEQGVTLFIVGFALFLVFGLLTGALNPSYFLFLIGLGSMYALLSLGLNSQWGFTGLINFSVAAFFGVGAYGTVLISASSSPIRQSLLDIGVPSVVLNPVVGLVIAIVVATVIALAIGIPTLRLRADYLAIASLGLAEVVRLIVLNQQNWTNGSAGVRGIPSFFAGWPVLATFPQSMPETVIDFVPGGSITIAEPVFGIGFTFGQEIVLGTPFWRALLNVALVFVFLGISYTALRRVHRSPWGRVLRTIRADEDLARALGKNTYSFKMQSFVLGSLVMALAGVFYAHLNLYVSPGDLDPITTFYVWVAVILGGSGSNRGALFGGFVVVAIREGTRFLNQVTLSFDLGATEVVLSLTGFGGPMRLLLIGVIIVILMRFRPEGLLPPQRELIWPGTVDEVPEGPDVGVREARGGADE, encoded by the coding sequence ATGAGCTGGCTCGCCAACCCCACCGACGAGTTCGCCGACATGACCCGTGCGGAGCAGGGCGTCACGCTGTTCATCGTCGGCTTCGCGCTGTTCCTCGTGTTCGGCCTGTTGACCGGCGCACTGAACCCCTCGTACTTCCTGTTCCTCATCGGCCTCGGGAGCATGTACGCGCTGCTGTCGCTCGGCCTGAACTCCCAGTGGGGGTTCACCGGGCTCATCAACTTCAGCGTCGCCGCGTTCTTCGGCGTCGGTGCGTACGGGACCGTGCTGATCAGCGCGAGTTCGTCGCCCATCCGACAGTCCCTGCTCGACATCGGGGTCCCGAGCGTCGTGCTGAACCCGGTCGTGGGGCTCGTCATCGCCATCGTCGTCGCGACCGTCATCGCGCTGGCCATCGGCATCCCCACGCTGCGCCTGCGCGCGGACTACCTCGCCATCGCCTCGCTGGGGCTGGCGGAGGTCGTCAGGCTCATCGTGTTGAACCAGCAGAACTGGACGAACGGCAGCGCGGGCGTCCGCGGCATCCCGAGCTTCTTCGCGGGCTGGCCGGTGCTCGCGACGTTCCCCCAGTCGATGCCGGAGACGGTCATCGACTTCGTTCCGGGCGGCTCCATCACCATCGCGGAGCCGGTGTTCGGCATCGGCTTCACGTTCGGGCAGGAGATCGTCCTCGGGACGCCGTTCTGGCGGGCGCTGCTGAACGTCGCGCTCGTGTTCGTGTTCCTCGGTATCAGCTACACGGCGCTCCGGCGGGTCCACCGCTCGCCGTGGGGACGCGTGCTGCGGACCATCCGCGCCGACGAGGACCTCGCGCGTGCGCTCGGCAAGAACACGTACTCGTTCAAGATGCAGTCGTTCGTGCTGGGCAGCCTCGTGATGGCGCTGGCCGGCGTGTTCTACGCGCACCTGAACCTGTACGTGAGCCCGGGCGACCTGGACCCCATCACGACGTTCTACGTCTGGGTCGCGGTCATCCTCGGCGGCAGCGGCTCGAACCGCGGCGCGCTGTTCGGCGGCTTCGTCGTCGTCGCCATCCGCGAGGGGACGCGCTTCCTCAACCAGGTCACCCTCTCGTTCGACCTGGGCGCGACCGAGGTCGTCCTCTCGCTCACGGGGTTCGGCGGCCCGATGCGGCTGCTGCTCATCGGGGTCATCATCGTCATCCTGATGCGCTTCCGACCGGAGGGCCTGCTGCCACCGCAGCGCGAGCTCATCTGGCCGGGGACCGTCGACGAGGTGCCCGAGGGCCCGGACGTCGGCGTCCGCGAGGCACGGGGTGGTGCCGATGAGTGA
- a CDS encoding branched-chain amino acid ABC transporter permease: protein MPLLEYLANGLIFSSIIVLGSIGLSLVYSIADFANFAHGDTMTIGAYTALITFGAVGSLGGAVLGLPFGFFVALLAGIAVAALVAVVTERVVYKPMDVSSIGMLITSIGIAFIYRAILQLRFGADFTRYDVQTLRPIEWLIPYGIRITEHDVAIVLSAAVLVTGLHVLLQYTDLGRKMRAMADNPELARVSGIRTARVKLWTWVIGAGLAGAGGVFLGLYNQLSPRMGFSLLLLIFAAVILGGIGSVYGAMLGGFLIGMIHELMPVLGEIGTLIPFVEYIPFITEDFAIPIGIQYAEAVVFVIMVAVLLVRPNGIMGEAT from the coding sequence ATGCCCCTTCTGGAATATCTCGCGAACGGTCTGATATTCAGCAGCATCATCGTGCTCGGGAGCATCGGCCTCTCGCTGGTGTACAGCATCGCGGACTTCGCGAACTTCGCCCACGGCGACACGATGACGATCGGGGCCTACACCGCGCTCATCACGTTCGGTGCCGTCGGGAGCCTCGGCGGCGCGGTGCTCGGGCTCCCGTTCGGCTTCTTCGTGGCCCTGCTCGCCGGCATCGCCGTCGCGGCACTCGTCGCCGTCGTCACGGAGCGGGTCGTCTACAAGCCGATGGACGTGAGCTCCATCGGGATGCTCATCACCTCCATCGGTATCGCGTTCATCTACCGGGCGATCCTCCAGCTCCGCTTCGGGGCCGACTTCACCCGGTACGACGTGCAGACGCTCCGGCCCATCGAGTGGCTCATCCCGTACGGCATCCGCATCACCGAGCACGACGTGGCCATCGTGCTCTCGGCGGCCGTCCTCGTCACCGGGCTGCACGTCCTGCTGCAGTACACCGACCTCGGGCGGAAGATGCGCGCGATGGCGGACAACCCCGAGCTCGCCCGCGTCAGCGGCATCCGGACCGCCCGGGTGAAGCTCTGGACGTGGGTCATCGGGGCCGGGCTGGCGGGTGCCGGGGGCGTCTTCCTCGGCCTCTACAACCAGCTCTCCCCGCGGATGGGCTTCTCGCTGCTGCTGCTCATCTTCGCGGCGGTCATCCTCGGCGGCATCGGCTCGGTGTACGGGGCGATGCTCGGCGGGTTCCTCATCGGGATGATCCACGAGCTCATGCCCGTCCTCGGCGAGATCGGGACACTCATCCCGTTCGTCGAGTACATCCCGTTCATCACGGAGGACTTCGCCATCCCCATCGGCATCCAGTACGCCGAGGCGGTGGTGTTCGTCATCATGGTCGCGGTCCTGCTGGTCAGACCCAACGGCATCATGGGGGAGGCGACCTGA